In Panacibacter ginsenosidivorans, the following proteins share a genomic window:
- the tig gene encoding trigger factor, which yields MATVTRENIGKLTDKLIVKVAKEDYLQSFESSLKKYAKTANISGFRKGMVPASLVKKMYGQGVFSDEVLRLVEKQLQDYMVQEQLDIFAQPLPLENDARMLDMNNPADYAFAFEIGLKPAFDLHISDIKVTRYVIQVTEQMINEEVERLTTRHGKMTEPEAVSGDNNVLNVEFTEVDKDGNAIEGGLIKSNSLLVKYFAESVRPELIGKKKDDTITIQLSTAFDEKEREWVIGDLGLNKDSKEDADKLFKLLITKVGLVEKAEMTESFFETVYPGRSIKTEEEFRNAVKVEIENYYAAQSSNQVHDQIYHHLTDHTTMDFPESFLKRWLKDGSEKQKTDDETEKEYPSFVNQLKWSLISSKLINENKITVDPAEIRQFALNQIAGYMGMQNLDEAPWLDEYANRMMKDQKFVEETYMKLQTEKLFRLVEQQVQATEESISAEDFAKKLHHHHH from the coding sequence CGAAGGAAGATTACCTGCAATCGTTTGAAAGCAGCCTGAAGAAATATGCTAAAACAGCTAATATATCTGGCTTTCGTAAAGGAATGGTACCCGCCAGCCTCGTGAAAAAAATGTATGGCCAGGGTGTATTTTCTGATGAAGTTTTACGCCTTGTGGAAAAGCAATTGCAGGATTATATGGTGCAGGAGCAACTTGATATTTTTGCCCAGCCTTTACCCCTGGAAAACGATGCACGTATGCTGGATATGAATAATCCTGCTGATTATGCATTTGCTTTTGAAATAGGATTAAAGCCTGCTTTCGATCTACATATTTCAGATATAAAAGTTACCCGGTATGTAATACAGGTTACAGAGCAAATGATAAATGAAGAAGTAGAACGTTTAACAACCCGTCACGGTAAAATGACAGAGCCTGAAGCTGTAAGCGGCGATAATAATGTGCTGAATGTAGAATTTACAGAGGTTGATAAAGACGGTAATGCTATTGAAGGGGGATTAATAAAATCTAACTCTTTACTGGTAAAATATTTTGCCGAATCAGTTCGCCCTGAATTAATCGGTAAAAAGAAAGATGACACCATCACAATTCAGCTGAGCACTGCATTTGACGAAAAAGAAAGAGAATGGGTAATCGGCGATCTTGGCCTTAATAAAGACAGCAAAGAAGATGCAGATAAATTGTTTAAACTACTTATCACAAAAGTAGGCCTGGTTGAAAAAGCTGAAATGACTGAATCATTCTTTGAAACAGTTTATCCCGGCCGCAGCATAAAAACTGAAGAAGAGTTTCGCAATGCAGTGAAAGTAGAGATCGAAAATTATTATGCCGCGCAAAGCAGTAACCAGGTACACGATCAGATCTATCACCATCTTACAGATCACACCACTATGGACTTTCCGGAAAGCTTCCTGAAAAGATGGTTGAAAGATGGCAGTGAAAAACAGAAAACTGACGATGAGACAGAAAAAGAATATCCTTCTTTTGTAAACCAGTTGAAATGGTCATTAATCAGCAGCAAGCTAATTAATGAAAATAAGATCACTGTTGACCCGGCCGAGATCAGGCAGTTTGCACTTAACCAAATAGCAGGTTATATGGGCATGCAGAATCTTGACGAAGCACCATGGCTTGATGAATATGCCAACCGCATGATGAAAGATCAAAAGTTCGTGGAAGAAACATATATGAAACTGCAGACTGAAAAATTATTCAGGTTAGTAGAGCAGCAGGTTCAGGCAACAGAAGAGAGCATCAGTGCAGAAGATTTTGCAAAGAAGTTGCATCACCATCATCATTAA